The Pseudomonas fulva 12-X sequence CTTAATGGCGTGCTGCTCAACTACTATCGCGATGGCCAGGACTCCATGGGCTGGCACAGCGACGACGAGCGCGAACTGGGCGCTGAGCCGTTGGTGGCGTCCCTGAGCCTGGGCGGTGAACGGCGCTTCGACCTGCGCCGCAAGGGCGGCACGCGCATCGAGCACTCGCTGCAACTGGCCCATGGCTCGCTACTGGTCATGGGCGGCCAGACGCAGCATCATTGGCAGCACCAGGTGGCCAAGACGCGTAAGCCCTGTGCCCCCCGTTTGAACCTGACGTTTCGTCTGATCCGGACGCCGCTATGAGCAATGATGTGAAGCTGATCGATTTCGCCGCCGAGCGCGACAAGCGCATTCACGACCTGCACGACAGGAAGCTCGAAGACATGCGCAACGCCTTCGAGCAGGCCCTGCCGCTGCCCAAGGGCAAGAAGAAGCCCAAGAGCAAACCGAAGAAACGCTGAGAGCCCGCTCGGTATCCCCTGAGCTGGATTTCATCGGTGCTGGCTGCAAGGTGGCGTAGCGATACGGTCGCGATTTTGTCGTAGCGGCCGGGCAGCGATCCGCTTTAGCTGCGGACCCTTTGCACCTCGAAATCTCGCGGCTAAAGCCGCTCCTACAAATAGAACGCTCTGCTCAGCGCATAGCTGCGTACCGGTTTGCGCGCCCCTACACTTATCCAGATTGATGCAAATCAGCCGTTTTCAGGCGCTGACGCTCGCGCGTGCCTGGCCGTTGACCTGGGTCAATGGCCGGCGCCGCCTGGCTGTTAACGTAGCGCCATACCCGAGCAGCAGGTGCAAGGAGGCAGCATGTTCCTAGATGTGGTGGTTCTCGCCGGTATCGGCACCGTTGGGCTGATGATTCTGTTTGGTATCGGGTTCACGTATTTCGTCTGGAAGGATGCGAGCAAGAAAAAGCCGCACTGATCGCCGGACTCACGAGCACGCAAGGCATTGGGGCGACTTCGGTCGCCCTTTTTTTCGTCTGCATTTCACGCGTCTGGGGTGGTGCGCTATCTGGACAGTACATGCTTAGCTAGCTAATAATTCGCACCCTGCACGGAGGCGGAACCCTTTGGCTACGGCTATGTTCAGAGCTGAGACCCTTTTAGGTAAGCACCGTGCGTGATTCCCTGCTGGCGTTCGTTGCGCCAAGCACCCAAGCCATCCAGTTCGCGATCAAGACCCTGCTCGGCGGCGGTCTGGCGCTCTGGCTCGCCCTGCGCCTGGGCCTCGAACAGCCGCAGTGGGCCCTGATGACCGCCTTTATCGTCGCCCAGCCGTTGTCCGGCATGGTGGTGCAGAAGGGCCTGGCGCGCCTGCTGGGCACTCTGGTCGGCACCTTCATGGCGGTGGTGATGATGGCGCTGTTCGCGCAGATGCCGCTGTTGTTCGTGCTCGCCTTCGCAGTGTGGCTGGGCCTGTGTACGGCGGCCTCGACCATGCTGCGCAGCGCCTGGTCCTATGCTTTCGTGCTGGCCGGCTACACGGTGGCGATCATCGGCCTGCCGGCTATCGGCAAACCCCAGGTGATTTTCGACGAAGCCATCGCCCGTTCCACGGAAATCTGCCTGGGTATCGTCTGCGCCACCCTGAGCAGCGCACTGCTGTGGCCGCAGCGGGTCGAGCGGCAACTGGCGCAGCAGGCCCGCGATGCCTGGCAGACCGGCCTCAAAGCCGCACGCCAGGCGCTGACCGGCGAGGAAGAAGCGCGCAAGGGGCTGCTCGAAGCCCTGTCGCGCATCGTCGCCGTGGACGCCCAGCGCGAACACGCCTGGTTCGAGGGCGAGCGTGGCCGCCAGCGCGCCATTGCTCTGCGGGTGCTCAGCCGCGACCTGCTCGGCGTATTGCGCCTGGCCCGCGGTGTGGCGCGTCAGTGGCGGCAGCTGAGCAGCCAGGAGGCACAGGCCGTGGCGCCCTGGTTGCAGGAAGTGGATGAGCGTCTGCAGGACGGCGCGAGCGACCGCCCGCAGCTGATCGAGCGCCTGCGCCAGGCTGCCGAGGACGACGAGCTCAACGGCGGCCAGCAACTGTGCCTGGGGCGCATGGCGGTGCTGCTGATGCGCATCGAGGATGCTGGTCGTGCGCTGCAGGCGGTCGAGCAGGGCAGAGCGCCTGCCGACGCGCCGCGGGCGCTGTCTTGGCACTATGACTGGCAGAGTGCGCTGGTATTCGGTTCGCGCAGTGCCCTGGCATTCCTGACCCTGGCGAGCTTCTGGCTGGCCACCGGCTGGACCCACGCCACCGGCGCCATGCTGCTGGCCTGTGTGGTGTGCAGCCTGTTCGCGCGGCTGGAGGCGGCGCCGCAGATCGGCATGATGTTCCTGCGCGGCATTCTCTACGCGCTGCCGGTGGCGTTTTTCGTCGGGCAGATCCTGATGCCGCAGATCGACGGTTTCGTGATGCTCTGCATGGTGCTCGGCGTGCCGCTGTTCTTTGGCGTGCTGGGCATGGCCAAGCCGGCCGTGGCGGCGACCTCCACGGCGTTCTGCCTGCACGTGATCGTGCTCTGCATGCCGCCGCCGAGCGTCGGCTATAACGTGGAATATTTCCTCAATGAGGCGCCTGGCATGCTTATCGGCGTGGCCGTGGCAGTCATGGCGTTTCGTGTGATCGTGCTGCGCAACCCGGTGTGGCATGGCCGGCGCCTGGTGCATGCGATGCTGGTCGACCTTGGCCGGCTGACGCGCCGCGACCTGGGGCGTGCCGAGAACTGGTTCGGCGGGCGCATGGCCGACCGCCTGCTGCAGCTGGCGCGGCACTACCCGGCGCGTCCGGATCAGGCGCGCAGCCGTTGGGACGAAGGCGTCGCCGGGCTCGATCTGGGCGATGAGCTGCTGCACCTGCGCGCCTGCCTGGCCAAGGCTGACGCCGGCCTGGCCCGTTCGCAGCGACGCTTTCTGGAACGCCTCGACGATGCACTGGAGCGCGGCCCCGCGCCGGGCCGCGAAGACGATCTGAACGCTCCTGTCGCCGAGCTGCAGGAGGCCCTGCGCGCCTGCACGCCGAGCATCGACAAGCGCCTGGCCGAAGCGGCGCTGTTGCAGTTGCACAATGGCTGGCGGCACTGGTGCCAGCTAAGAGGAGAAGCAAATGGGCTTACATGAGTGGTCGCTGGGCGGCGTATTGCTGAGCCCCATGGCGGCCTATGCGGTTTTTGCGCTGCTGCTTACCGGCGTGGTACGCCTGGGCCTGCAGCGCGCGGGATTGGCGCAGTGGATCTGGCACGAGGCCTTGTTCGACTGCGCCCTGTTCGTTTGCGTCCTGGCGGCGGTGATGGCTGTCCTGGCGACCTAAGGAGAAAAGCATGCGTTCGACCATTCGCGTCGGCATTACCCTGGCTGTGGTGGTAGCGGCGATTTTCGCTGGCGCCTGGATCTGGCAGCACTACATGTATTCGCCCTGGACCCGGGACGCCCGGGTGCGTGCCGATGTGGTGACCATCGCCCCGGACGTGTCCGGCTGGGTGCTCGAACTCAAGGTGCGCGACAACCAGCAGGTCAAGGCTGGCGACCTGCTGATGACCATCGACCGTGATCGCTATCAGGCCGCGGTGGAAAAGGCCCAGGCCGTGGTCGACATCCGCAAGCAGCAACTCAACCTGCGCGAACACGAAGCCTCGCGCCGTGCGCAGCTGGGCAGCCAGGCGATCAGCGCCGAGCTGCGCGAGAACGCGCAGATCAACGCCGAGATGGCCCGCAGCGAATACCGTGAGGCCCAGGCCGATCTGCGCATCGCTCAGCTCAACCTCGAGCGCAGCGAAGTGCGCGCGCCGCGTGACGGCCAGGTGACCAATCTGGTGCTGGCCCAGGGCAACTACGTGACCGCCGGGCAGGCGGTGATGGCCCTGGTCGATACGGGCTCGTTCTACGTGCAGGCCTATTTCGAGGAAACCAAGTTGCCGCGCATCCAGGTCGGTGCGCCGGTGGAAATCTGGTTGATGGGCGGTGAAAAGGAGATTCGTGGCGAGGTGGAAGGCATCAGCCGCGGCATCACCGACCGCAATGCCAGCCCGGACGGCCAGCTGCTGGCCAACGTCGAGCCGACCTTCAACTGGGTACGCCTGGCTCAGCGCATTCCGGTACGCATCAAGCTCGATGACGTGCCGGAGAGCGTCAAGCTGAGCGCCGGCATGACCGCCAGCGTACGGGTGGAGTAGGGCGCGTTTGGTCATTGTAGGAGGGGCTTTAGCCCCGAGCTCTTAAGGGCTCGGGGCTAAAGCCCCTCCTACGGTTAGTGTTCGCTTCAGGATTCTTTGCGAGATGGAACGGGCTGGCTCGGCCGATGGCATGACTGCCAGCCTGCGGATTGAGTCGGCTGTCGTGTAGTGGCTTTAGCCACGAGCTTTTTATCAAGGCAAACAAAGAGCTCGCGGCTAAAGCCGCTCCTACAAAAGTGTTCTGCTCACCGACCGCTCCCGCCACTTGGCTGCCAAAATCGGCGAGCCTGGGTTGAAAGATTCTGAACAGTTTCTCAGTGTCAGCCGCGCAGCACGCTCGCCGGCGTACGGCGCATCAGCACTTCACCATGACGCACCGAGATCAGGGCATGGCCCTGGGTGCGGATCATCTCGTAATCGTCCGACGCCGAGAGAATCAGCAGGTTGGCCGGGCGGCCCACTTCCAGGCCATAGCGCTCACCCAGGTGCAGGGTGCGGGCGCTGTTGTCGGTGATCAGGTCCAGGCCGCGTTTGAGGTCTTCGTAACCGAGCATGTGGCAGATATGCAGGCCGGCTTCGAGGATGCGCAGGATGTTGCCGTTGCCCAGCGGGTACCAGGGGTCGACGATCGAATCCTGGCCGAAGCAGATGTTCATGTCGGCGCGATCGATCTCCGCCACGCGGGTCAGACCGCGGCGTTTCGGGTAGGTGTCGAAACGGCCCTGCAGGTGGATGCTTTCGGTGGGGCAGGAGATGAAGTTGATCTTCGACTGCTTCAGCAG is a genomic window containing:
- the ccoM gene encoding cytochrome c oxidase subunit CcoM; this encodes MFLDVVVLAGIGTVGLMILFGIGFTYFVWKDASKKKPH
- a CDS encoding FUSC family protein, translated to MRDSLLAFVAPSTQAIQFAIKTLLGGGLALWLALRLGLEQPQWALMTAFIVAQPLSGMVVQKGLARLLGTLVGTFMAVVMMALFAQMPLLFVLAFAVWLGLCTAASTMLRSAWSYAFVLAGYTVAIIGLPAIGKPQVIFDEAIARSTEICLGIVCATLSSALLWPQRVERQLAQQARDAWQTGLKAARQALTGEEEARKGLLEALSRIVAVDAQREHAWFEGERGRQRAIALRVLSRDLLGVLRLARGVARQWRQLSSQEAQAVAPWLQEVDERLQDGASDRPQLIERLRQAAEDDELNGGQQLCLGRMAVLLMRIEDAGRALQAVEQGRAPADAPRALSWHYDWQSALVFGSRSALAFLTLASFWLATGWTHATGAMLLACVVCSLFARLEAAPQIGMMFLRGILYALPVAFFVGQILMPQIDGFVMLCMVLGVPLFFGVLGMAKPAVAATSTAFCLHVIVLCMPPPSVGYNVEYFLNEAPGMLIGVAVAVMAFRVIVLRNPVWHGRRLVHAMLVDLGRLTRRDLGRAENWFGGRMADRLLQLARHYPARPDQARSRWDEGVAGLDLGDELLHLRACLAKADAGLARSQRRFLERLDDALERGPAPGREDDLNAPVAELQEALRACTPSIDKRLAEAALLQLHNGWRHWCQLRGEANGLT
- a CDS encoding DUF1656 domain-containing protein, which gives rise to MGLHEWSLGGVLLSPMAAYAVFALLLTGVVRLGLQRAGLAQWIWHEALFDCALFVCVLAAVMAVLAT
- a CDS encoding efflux RND transporter periplasmic adaptor subunit, which translates into the protein MRSTIRVGITLAVVVAAIFAGAWIWQHYMYSPWTRDARVRADVVTIAPDVSGWVLELKVRDNQQVKAGDLLMTIDRDRYQAAVEKAQAVVDIRKQQLNLREHEASRRAQLGSQAISAELRENAQINAEMARSEYREAQADLRIAQLNLERSEVRAPRDGQVTNLVLAQGNYVTAGQAVMALVDTGSFYVQAYFEETKLPRIQVGAPVEIWLMGGEKEIRGEVEGISRGITDRNASPDGQLLANVEPTFNWVRLAQRIPVRIKLDDVPESVKLSAGMTASVRVE